A genome region from Ignavibacteriota bacterium includes the following:
- a CDS encoding type II and III secretion system protein — protein sequence MKASFVVAVVALLCIVGTAADAQSQAERKITRDFTPPAELVSIAPSTTLDKALSIISEVSKKTTGKIIIDTERRSMPINVDIQGFPWREALETICRKNSLAFSEFESYIQITSGTTGESALGPVGDGRPVQSGTVVTEIQKELATFRSREIKLSAVFFEVNLSRLDEVGLNWSFMKSTSDVAIGAEFNGADNVSNAIFKTEITPKVKFANMNFVAKFFSDYKLGEILSGPQLIVRSGEEGRIQVGQDFSIRERDFAGNLIDKFYSAGTIIKVQPQVIVEQGVPFIHVRVDVERSSVTPGSVSTIINKTQAQTNLLLLDGEETLIGGLYNNESNTVRTGLPFLKDLPWYVLGLRYLFGYDKEEVTKKELVILLKAELVPTLQERITQRTREDELVGRWRQDMMSKDRAVRGTK from the coding sequence ATGAAAGCATCATTCGTGGTAGCAGTTGTCGCCCTGCTGTGCATCGTTGGGACGGCAGCCGACGCGCAGTCACAGGCCGAGCGCAAGATCACGCGCGACTTTACGCCGCCGGCGGAGCTGGTGTCCATCGCCCCGTCCACCACCCTGGACAAAGCCCTGTCGATCATCAGCGAGGTCAGCAAGAAGACCACGGGCAAGATCATCATCGACACCGAACGGCGTTCGATGCCGATCAACGTGGACATCCAGGGGTTCCCATGGCGGGAGGCCCTGGAGACGATCTGCCGGAAGAACAGCCTCGCCTTCTCGGAATTCGAGAGCTACATCCAGATCACGTCAGGGACGACCGGCGAGTCCGCTCTGGGGCCCGTGGGTGACGGCCGGCCGGTGCAGTCCGGCACCGTCGTGACGGAGATCCAGAAAGAACTCGCGACGTTCCGCAGCCGTGAGATCAAACTCTCGGCCGTGTTCTTCGAGGTCAATCTGAGCCGTCTGGACGAGGTGGGCCTGAACTGGTCGTTCATGAAGAGCACCTCCGATGTGGCGATCGGCGCGGAGTTCAATGGAGCCGACAACGTCAGCAACGCGATCTTCAAGACCGAGATCACCCCGAAGGTGAAATTCGCCAACATGAACTTCGTGGCGAAGTTCTTCTCGGACTACAAACTCGGCGAGATCCTGTCCGGGCCGCAGCTCATCGTCCGCTCCGGGGAAGAAGGCCGCATCCAGGTGGGCCAGGACTTCTCCATCCGCGAGCGGGACTTCGCCGGGAACCTGATCGACAAGTTCTACAGCGCGGGTACCATCATCAAAGTGCAGCCGCAGGTGATCGTGGAGCAGGGAGTGCCGTTCATCCACGTCCGCGTGGATGTGGAGCGCAGTTCGGTGACCCCGGGCTCCGTGAGCACGATCATCAACAAGACCCAGGCGCAGACCAATCTGCTGCTCCTGGACGGCGAAGAGACGCTGATCGGTGGCCTGTACAACAACGAATCGAACACCGTGCGTACCGGCCTGCCCTTCCTGAAGGACCTCCCCTGGTACGTCCTCGGCCTGCGGTATCTGTTCGGCTACGACAAGGAGGAGGTCACGAAGAAGGAGCTGGTGATCCTGCTCAAGGCGGAATTGGTGCCGACCCTGCAGGAACGCATCACCCAGAGGACGAGGGAAGATGAACTCGTAGGCCGCTGGCGGCAGGATATGATGAGCAAGGATCGCGCTGTCAGGGGTACGAAATAA
- the tadA gene encoding Flp pilus assembly complex ATPase component TadA gives MIETAVRMLQEISANVPDTAPGMERQMLIGDLVSRQSPAERSALRKLMDSLLMRMSRINASDIDLGGYGTSKHIWYRIYGEKRPAKELGTFTLDECSVLIQSVLIERQRLFLYENRNLDLSYSVIEDDRMFRFRSNVCFDLDHLAMNMRAINNVIRPYKALEFHPNVTRVLSLAHTTQGLTLITGITGSGKSTTLDSIIDANNHTVDGHIVIIASPVEYVHTPDRCIIRHREVGRDVLSFKDGAIQALRQDPDIITIGEMQDPDTIMTALEITDSGHKVFSTLHTASAVETIDRIIGEVPPIEQERVRIRLADTLSCVMSQKLVPSLEGKLVLAKEVLVMIPSVRAAIKNNNTGEIYQMMAESGDLGMVTLEQDLKRLYTMKKISLDNAMVAANNKRRFQQLLNMSPTAE, from the coding sequence ATGATCGAAACAGCTGTACGCATGTTGCAGGAGATTTCGGCGAATGTCCCGGACACGGCTCCGGGAATGGAACGTCAGATGCTGATCGGCGATCTGGTGTCACGCCAATCGCCTGCGGAACGGAGTGCGCTCCGGAAGCTCATGGACAGCCTCCTGATGCGCATGTCCCGCATCAATGCATCCGATATCGACCTGGGAGGGTATGGTACTTCAAAGCATATCTGGTACCGCATTTATGGCGAAAAGCGGCCGGCCAAGGAACTCGGGACTTTCACGCTGGACGAATGCAGCGTGCTCATCCAGAGCGTCCTTATCGAGCGCCAGCGCCTGTTCCTGTACGAGAACCGGAACCTTGACCTCTCGTACAGTGTGATCGAAGACGACAGGATGTTCCGGTTCCGCAGCAACGTGTGCTTCGACCTGGACCATCTGGCCATGAACATGCGCGCGATCAACAACGTGATCCGCCCGTACAAGGCCCTCGAGTTCCACCCGAACGTGACGCGTGTGCTCAGTCTGGCGCACACCACACAGGGATTGACGTTGATCACCGGTATCACCGGTTCCGGCAAGAGTACCACGCTGGACAGCATCATCGATGCGAACAACCACACCGTGGATGGCCACATCGTGATCATCGCATCGCCTGTGGAGTACGTGCATACGCCCGACCGGTGCATCATCCGTCACCGCGAGGTCGGGCGGGATGTGTTGTCGTTCAAGGATGGTGCGATCCAGGCATTGCGACAGGATCCCGACATCATCACCATCGGTGAAATGCAGGACCCGGACACGATCATGACGGCCCTGGAGATCACGGATTCCGGGCACAAGGTGTTCTCCACGCTGCACACGGCGTCGGCGGTCGAGACCATCGATCGTATCATTGGCGAGGTGCCGCCGATCGAACAGGAACGCGTGCGCATCCGTCTGGCCGACACGCTGAGCTGTGTGATGTCGCAGAAGCTGGTGCCGAGCCTGGAAGGGAAACTCGTCCTGGCCAAAGAGGTCCTCGTGATGATCCCGTCCGTACGGGCCGCGATCAAGAACAACAATACGGGCGAGATCTACCAGATGATGGCGGAATCGGGTGATCTGGGCATGGTCACGCTGGAGCAGGACCTGAAACGGTTGTATACGATGAAGAAGATCTCGCTGGACAACGCCATGGTGGCAGCGAACAACAAACGGCGGTTCCAGCAATTGTTGAATATGTCCCCGACCGCGGAATAA
- a CDS encoding type II/IV secretion system protein yields the protein MPPIDITDKIGFALLKKGVIDYETLEKSLRVKDSEDKKNRRNLGQILVNDFGADHDAVFREVADLYAFREIYLADEVIDRTRIDFIKKFVDGLAQNVRDMVVQSRMLPLKYDDKQPDKLIIISADPTDRRIPIIAREFAAKKYEVAYCRLKDLQNLLEQVIPPENEFLKLLEDSQVGIQVKEEEDDALVDEEALEAEISKSALVNLVEGALVEAVRQGSSDIHIIAKEGNRTEFWFRNDGNLKLWHVQEKTMPEAVAAVVKDRSKNVDRFEREMSQDGFIQRLIDDHMIRFRVSIMPIVGIEFRHKYESIVIRVLDDRKVITDLNKLGLQGPAKDFFNRAIAKPQGIVILTGPTGSGKSTTLIAALHQVIDPTVNVLTVEDPVEYIIKGARQLRIGPKMNFDQAIRGILRHDPDIVLVGEMRDKSTAEIAIKLANTGHLTFSTLHTNDAPSAVSRLYKMGIEPFLIAYAINIIVAQRLVRTLCQHCKKQLAPNEIDHEVYKTFGFAEEDIVNGTICEAQGCERCNSGYKGRAAIHEALFFSREIRAMIAKSGNDIDEDSIRAQAMKDGMWTLRRSGIERILAGQTTLEEIAAATTDD from the coding sequence ATGCCGCCCATCGACATCACGGACAAGATCGGTTTCGCCCTCCTCAAGAAGGGCGTGATCGACTACGAGACGCTCGAAAAGTCTCTGAGGGTCAAAGACTCTGAGGACAAGAAGAACCGCCGCAATCTCGGACAGATCCTGGTCAATGATTTCGGGGCCGACCATGATGCGGTGTTCCGCGAGGTGGCGGACCTCTATGCATTCCGGGAGATCTATCTTGCCGATGAGGTGATCGACCGGACCAGGATCGATTTCATCAAGAAGTTCGTGGATGGTCTGGCGCAGAACGTCCGGGACATGGTCGTCCAGTCCCGCATGCTGCCGCTCAAGTACGACGACAAGCAACCCGACAAGCTGATCATCATCTCCGCGGACCCGACGGACCGCAGGATCCCGATCATTGCGCGCGAGTTCGCCGCCAAGAAGTACGAGGTGGCCTACTGCCGCCTGAAGGACCTCCAGAACCTGCTCGAGCAGGTCATCCCTCCGGAGAACGAGTTCCTGAAACTCCTCGAGGACTCCCAGGTGGGGATCCAGGTGAAGGAGGAAGAGGACGATGCGCTCGTCGATGAGGAGGCCCTCGAGGCCGAGATCAGCAAGAGCGCCCTGGTCAACCTTGTGGAAGGCGCCCTCGTCGAAGCTGTCCGCCAGGGATCATCCGATATCCATATCATCGCCAAGGAAGGGAACCGGACCGAGTTCTGGTTCCGGAACGACGGCAACCTGAAGCTCTGGCACGTCCAGGAAAAGACGATGCCCGAGGCGGTCGCTGCCGTCGTGAAGGACCGCTCCAAGAACGTCGACCGCTTCGAACGCGAGATGTCGCAGGACGGTTTCATCCAGCGCCTCATCGACGATCACATGATCCGGTTCCGTGTCTCCATCATGCCGATCGTGGGCATCGAGTTCCGGCACAAGTACGAGAGTATCGTTATCCGTGTGCTCGACGACCGGAAGGTCATCACCGACCTGAACAAGCTCGGTTTGCAGGGCCCGGCGAAGGACTTCTTCAACAGGGCCATCGCCAAGCCCCAGGGGATCGTCATTCTGACGGGTCCGACAGGAAGCGGCAAGAGTACGACGCTGATCGCGGCCTTGCACCAGGTGATCGACCCGACGGTGAACGTGCTGACCGTTGAGGACCCGGTGGAGTACATCATCAAGGGTGCGCGGCAGCTCCGGATCGGCCCCAAGATGAACTTCGACCAGGCCATCCGTGGCATCCTGCGTCACGACCCGGATATCGTACTCGTGGGTGAGATGCGTGACAAGAGTACGGCGGAGATCGCGATCAAGCTCGCGAACACGGGCCACCTTACGTTCTCGACCCTGCACACCAACGATGCGCCCAGTGCGGTGTCCCGTCTGTACAAGATGGGCATCGAGCCCTTCCTGATCGCTTACGCGATCAACATCATCGTGGCGCAGCGACTGGTCCGCACGCTCTGCCAGCACTGCAAGAAGCAGCTGGCGCCGAACGAGATCGATCATGAGGTGTATAAGACGTTCGGATTCGCCGAAGAAGACATCGTCAACGGCACGATCTGCGAAGCGCAGGGGTGCGAACGGTGCAACTCGGGGTACAAGGGGCGCGCGGCCATCCACGAAGCGTTGTTCTTCTCGCGGGAGATCCGGGCCATGATCGCGAAGTCCGGCAACGACATCGATGAGGACAGCATTCGTGCCCAGGCGATGAAGGACGGGATGTGGACATTGCGGCGGTCCGGCATCGAGCGCATCCTCGCGGGGCAGACCACACTGGAAGAGATCGCAGCAGCAACAACGGACGACTGA
- a CDS encoding type II secretion system F family protein gives MPEFRIEGITVAGKPVQGLLEADSIRTAKQKAGQLATARKFKLLHVIPRSTWMYKVQRGTEKPIMGEQKAFTRAEVEDALTKMGYRVLHVQKRLFEFKAKPPSTEIVTFVRVSADLIRQKLPFNEILALLINDIENRTLREAIKDINIELKQGRDSEKAFVKHEAVLGRFAAHMLGLASKSGNMAEIYESTAKFLERQTEFKKNLKSALITPLITLAVLFGAVIYYVGYIFPATAKLFVKFKIDLPPMTKTTLQVSDFLVSNMLWIIIACTIPTVLLIRWLSTERGRLLRDQYMWNIPVIGQLLHKTSIEIFCRVFYALYSGSGENIEVIRMAAEACGNKYMEARIKAIAIPMMIQKGAGITEAFEASGVFTKTAISRFHSGAETGTVKTTALQLAEYYEKETTYKMKNVIEFIQLWISMIIMIVLTALTIVSSETATIRPKNPAAGQVYELHVDRPLT, from the coding sequence ATGCCAGAATTCAGGATAGAGGGTATCACGGTCGCCGGGAAGCCGGTGCAGGGCCTGCTCGAGGCAGACTCGATCCGGACGGCGAAGCAGAAGGCCGGACAGCTCGCGACGGCGCGTAAGTTCAAACTCCTCCATGTGATCCCGCGCTCCACCTGGATGTACAAGGTCCAACGCGGGACGGAAAAGCCCATCATGGGCGAACAGAAGGCGTTCACCCGCGCCGAGGTCGAGGATGCGCTCACGAAGATGGGCTACCGCGTCCTCCACGTGCAGAAGCGCCTGTTCGAGTTCAAGGCCAAACCGCCGTCCACGGAGATCGTCACGTTCGTCCGCGTCAGCGCCGACCTGATCCGGCAGAAACTGCCATTCAACGAGATCCTCGCGCTGCTGATCAACGACATCGAGAACCGGACCCTCCGCGAAGCGATCAAAGACATCAACATCGAATTGAAGCAGGGGCGTGACAGCGAGAAGGCGTTCGTGAAGCACGAAGCCGTGCTCGGGCGCTTTGCGGCGCACATGCTGGGCCTCGCGTCGAAGAGCGGTAACATGGCCGAGATCTACGAAAGCACGGCCAAGTTCCTCGAGCGCCAGACCGAGTTCAAGAAGAACCTCAAAAGCGCTCTGATCACCCCGCTCATCACCCTCGCCGTCCTGTTCGGCGCGGTGATCTACTACGTCGGGTACATCTTCCCGGCCACGGCCAAGTTGTTCGTGAAGTTCAAGATCGACCTGCCGCCGATGACCAAGACCACATTGCAGGTCAGCGATTTCCTTGTGTCGAACATGCTGTGGATCATCATCGCCTGCACGATCCCGACCGTGCTTCTCATCCGCTGGCTCTCCACCGAGAGGGGGCGGCTGCTGCGCGATCAGTACATGTGGAACATCCCGGTGATCGGCCAGCTCCTGCACAAGACCTCCATCGAGATCTTCTGCCGGGTGTTCTATGCCCTGTACAGCGGTTCGGGGGAGAACATCGAGGTCATCCGCATGGCTGCCGAGGCCTGCGGCAACAAGTACATGGAGGCGCGGATCAAGGCGATCGCGATCCCCATGATGATCCAGAAGGGGGCCGGCATCACCGAGGCGTTCGAAGCTTCGGGCGTGTTCACCAAGACCGCCATCTCCCGCTTCCACTCGGGCGCAGAGACCGGTACGGTGAAGACCACCGCCCTGCAGCTTGCCGAGTATTACGAGAAAGAGACGACGTACAAGATGAAGAACGTCATCGAGTTCATCCAGTTGTGGATCTCGATGATCATCATGATCGTGCTGACGGCCCTGACGATCGTTTCGTCGGAGACCGCGACGATCAGGCCGAAGAACCCCGCGGCCGGACAGGTGTACGAATTGCACGTTGATCGCCCGTTAACATAG
- the tadA gene encoding Flp pilus assembly complex ATPase component TadA, with protein MDAPYETAEGPPVPRPAPAGAAPPLTSLLEHLVRSGVISKQHAVDATEWKRKNDKDKRGLVEILEQVLNVPADPLRQAVAQYYAFRTVTLLDRSVRRLLLSDVHKIVRGLPEATFQQLIKLKLLPFDVAENQPDKVVLVTPNPADREIHEFARVFPYKRFEICYMKEAEWAEYWRQVSSSNAKDTADPASTAAAKVSEGDFESLMDREIARAKINVQLDNLILDAIRSNASEVHITPRGPRKTEVMFRLDGHLALWASMDDVRCEAVATALKERSIGIDRYERQAAQQGTIERTVENIPVRIAVSVLPLLTRDSQSRIESIVLRIFRDANILPGLDGLGCDPHVDQVIRNAMAASHGLLLFAGSARDGAASTQVAVLRALIKNAVNALVIQDRVQFIIDGARQVKLNPRLTADDALSMITDHDPDIIMLGDLTTPGRAEIAVRLANIGHMVLATLPVRSATKALTHLIDLSGSAFRASEAVTGIVAQQSLRLLCPRCRKPFPENLQVEQLERLRVKVEPPVTYRAVGCIDCKGGYSSRWMLYEAFAMTQDVRHVLLQEAGRTDEAQIEAAAERGGLVTMARQAQDLFVAGSTTVEELLAFSL; from the coding sequence ATGGACGCTCCGTACGAGACAGCAGAAGGCCCGCCGGTCCCACGGCCGGCACCTGCAGGCGCGGCCCCGCCACTCACATCGCTGCTCGAGCATCTCGTGCGCAGCGGCGTGATCAGCAAGCAACACGCCGTTGATGCCACCGAGTGGAAGCGGAAGAACGACAAGGACAAGCGCGGACTCGTCGAGATCCTCGAGCAGGTCCTCAATGTTCCCGCCGATCCCCTGCGTCAGGCCGTCGCACAGTACTACGCATTCCGTACCGTCACCCTGCTTGACAGGAGTGTGCGCCGGCTCTTGCTCTCCGATGTGCACAAGATCGTCCGGGGTCTGCCTGAAGCGACGTTCCAGCAACTCATCAAGCTGAAGCTGCTGCCGTTCGATGTTGCTGAGAACCAGCCCGACAAGGTCGTGCTCGTTACGCCCAACCCGGCGGACCGCGAGATCCACGAATTTGCAAGGGTTTTCCCCTATAAACGGTTCGAGATCTGCTACATGAAGGAGGCGGAATGGGCCGAGTACTGGCGCCAGGTCTCCTCCAGCAACGCCAAGGACACTGCTGATCCGGCGTCGACCGCGGCCGCAAAGGTCTCCGAAGGTGACTTCGAGTCGCTGATGGACCGGGAGATCGCGCGCGCGAAGATCAACGTGCAGCTGGACAACCTGATCCTCGATGCGATCCGTTCGAATGCATCGGAGGTCCACATCACGCCACGCGGCCCGCGCAAGACGGAGGTCATGTTCCGGCTTGACGGCCATCTCGCACTTTGGGCATCGATGGACGACGTCCGGTGCGAAGCGGTGGCGACGGCGCTGAAGGAGCGTTCGATCGGGATCGATCGGTATGAGCGACAGGCGGCACAGCAGGGAACGATCGAACGTACCGTCGAGAATATCCCGGTGCGCATCGCTGTGTCCGTGCTCCCTCTCCTGACGCGCGACAGTCAATCGCGCATCGAGTCGATCGTCCTGCGGATCTTCCGCGATGCGAACATCCTCCCCGGTCTCGATGGCCTCGGGTGCGATCCGCATGTCGATCAGGTGATCCGCAATGCGATGGCGGCTTCGCACGGCCTCCTGTTGTTCGCCGGCAGCGCGCGTGATGGCGCGGCATCGACACAAGTGGCAGTGCTCCGTGCGCTGATCAAGAATGCCGTGAATGCGTTGGTCATCCAGGATCGCGTGCAGTTCATCATCGACGGTGCGCGACAGGTCAAATTGAATCCGCGGTTGACCGCTGACGATGCCCTGTCCATGATCACCGATCATGATCCGGACATCATCATGCTTGGCGACCTCACGACGCCCGGGAGGGCTGAGATCGCTGTGCGGTTGGCGAATATCGGCCACATGGTCCTTGCTACCCTCCCGGTCAGGAGCGCGACCAAGGCCCTCACGCACCTCATCGATCTGTCAGGATCGGCATTCCGGGCATCGGAGGCAGTTACCGGGATCGTTGCCCAGCAATCGCTCCGCCTCCTCTGTCCGCGTTGCCGCAAGCCGTTCCCTGAGAATCTGCAGGTCGAACAGCTTGAGCGCCTGCGGGTGAAGGTGGAGCCGCCCGTGACGTATCGTGCGGTGGGGTGCATCGATTGCAAGGGAGGGTACAGCAGCAGATGGATGTTGTATGAGGCGTTCGCGATGACGCAGGACGTCCGGCACGTCCTTCTCCAGGAAGCAGGACGTACTGATGAAGCGCAGATCGAAGCAGCGGCGGAGCGGGGTGGTCTGGTGACCATGGCGCGTCAGGCGCAGGATCTGTTCGTGGCGGGATCGACGACGGTCGAAGAACTGCTTGCATTCTCTTTGTGA
- a CDS encoding response regulator: protein MKILLVDDERGYLNVMGEVLRDSGYEVLLAENGKQAREALEFDKADLIISDVFMPTLDGVRFHDYVREFTDAPDIPFIFMSGYDDESTRNLVVDPDRDFFFSKTTPIDKVLLLIDNLRRTIEPEAQ from the coding sequence ATGAAGATCCTGCTTGTGGACGACGAACGAGGTTACCTCAACGTCATGGGTGAAGTTCTCCGTGATTCGGGCTATGAGGTCCTCCTTGCAGAGAACGGCAAACAAGCGCGTGAGGCCCTTGAATTCGACAAGGCCGACTTGATCATTTCCGACGTCTTTATGCCGACGCTGGATGGCGTCCGGTTCCATGACTACGTCCGCGAATTCACAGACGCTCCCGATATACCGTTCATCTTCATGTCCGGGTACGACGACGAGAGCACGCGCAATCTTGTCGTGGATCCCGACCGTGATTTCTTCTTCAGCAAGACGACGCCGATCGACAAGGTGCTCTTACTGATCGATAACCTCCGGCGAACGATCGAGCCCGAGGCACAGTGA